A window of Methanolobus sediminis contains these coding sequences:
- a CDS encoding tetratricopeptide repeat protein produces the protein MSKRARDMAYRHFNKGVSLIEKGQHEDALEILKQAAEQAKHADSPQIEVAVLQTYADLLFSQGKKEEALERYVKAANIVESEPDYLLPEQRANMFSNMALALENAGRKMEAGDRYAIAAQNYRDLVQKDPSNQSHITNMISTLNNMGALFAETGKYERAFDAFEEALELQEGSDAEKHDDNSNLQKKKIIRENLLNIPLENASEMEKEKYEKLLQLYMEEAEDEGSNSLKVAAILQNSAHILENEGREDAALSKLKEALEIASAFIDNEKEDDSGRKISIGILRDMNRLLEAEEDTQKLMEKYGLILDASRKILASEPENTSYQLNVAFSLDIIGNLLKDSDDIEGAIRNIEEAVDIVVNILQREGDDNNTIHAAVAIIEDMLAFAELKKENESKLDLYRQLGDKIGKTGQDNLELGLISADMCKETGLILAEEKRYSEALENFRKALSIYETVKHATGDDSKMNEVLKNTAKVQFDLGRYDEALISYMELIKSGETDRDIKDNIDIILLELEKKADHTGDVDFIAKEYDRILEIRAELLGIIPDLEGRNAGRMKEIQGKKADIMVAMGQLMDALKLYEQIQEDEDSGRYIPKIIKLLEKMEMSASNKQIDKKLETLEFLLSKYNALAEKYPDNIQILVNKASVIDGIAYTLSEKGETEESGYMCNYALEAYSELAALEPENMYPVERIAALNTRLAELAVGAGIANEAEKRFLTSLETYRNLMNADPSNVEYELDHAGVLDGMGAFFLNAGMYGEAKKSYENALRSYAAIMDQNPENKTYRSYVTITLENLGYVLELMGRKDDANWMYESAKRIEEGN, from the coding sequence ATGTCCAAAAGAGCAAGAGATATGGCATACAGGCACTTCAACAAAGGAGTAAGCCTTATTGAGAAGGGACAGCATGAAGATGCACTGGAAATTTTAAAACAGGCAGCTGAGCAGGCAAAACATGCCGATTCACCGCAGATTGAGGTTGCAGTGTTGCAGACATATGCAGACCTGCTATTCTCACAGGGGAAAAAAGAGGAAGCTCTGGAAAGATACGTAAAAGCTGCAAATATTGTTGAAAGTGAGCCAGATTACCTTTTGCCGGAGCAGAGAGCTAATATGTTCAGTAACATGGCACTTGCACTTGAGAATGCAGGAAGGAAAATGGAAGCTGGGGACAGGTATGCTATTGCTGCGCAGAACTATCGGGACCTTGTGCAGAAAGATCCTTCAAACCAGTCACATATCACCAACATGATATCCACTCTGAATAATATGGGTGCCCTGTTTGCTGAAACCGGAAAATATGAGAGGGCATTTGATGCTTTTGAAGAGGCTCTTGAACTTCAGGAAGGATCTGATGCAGAAAAACACGATGATAACAGCAATCTGCAAAAGAAAAAAATCATTCGTGAGAACCTATTGAACATTCCTCTGGAAAATGCATCCGAAATGGAGAAAGAAAAATACGAAAAACTGCTGCAGTTGTATATGGAAGAAGCGGAAGATGAAGGGAGTAACTCCCTGAAAGTTGCTGCCATCCTGCAAAACAGCGCCCATATACTTGAAAATGAAGGCCGGGAAGATGCTGCACTCTCTAAATTGAAAGAGGCACTGGAAATTGCTTCTGCATTCATTGACAATGAAAAAGAGGATGACTCTGGCAGGAAGATAAGCATCGGTATCCTGAGAGATATGAACAGGCTTCTGGAAGCAGAGGAAGATACTCAGAAACTGATGGAAAAATACGGACTAATACTTGATGCATCAAGAAAAATACTTGCCTCTGAACCTGAAAATACTTCATACCAGCTTAATGTGGCATTCTCACTTGATATTATTGGAAATCTCCTGAAAGATTCAGATGATATAGAAGGTGCGATTCGAAATATAGAAGAAGCAGTAGATATTGTTGTAAATATCCTTCAAAGAGAAGGTGATGACAATAATACAATCCATGCTGCAGTAGCTATTATTGAAGACATGCTGGCTTTTGCAGAGCTTAAAAAAGAAAACGAATCTAAACTTGATCTATACAGACAACTTGGAGATAAAATAGGAAAAACTGGCCAGGACAACCTTGAACTCGGACTCATCAGTGCAGATATGTGCAAAGAAACAGGACTGATACTTGCTGAAGAAAAACGATATTCTGAAGCCCTTGAGAATTTCAGGAAGGCCTTATCCATATATGAGACCGTGAAGCATGCAACTGGAGATGATTCTAAGATGAATGAGGTTCTGAAGAACACAGCAAAGGTACAATTTGATCTTGGGCGCTATGATGAAGCTTTGATCAGCTATATGGAACTTATAAAGAGTGGTGAAACAGACAGGGACATTAAAGACAATATAGACATCATTCTTTTAGAGCTTGAGAAGAAAGCAGACCATACCGGTGATGTTGATTTCATCGCAAAGGAATATGACCGTATTCTTGAGATCAGAGCAGAACTGCTTGGTATTATCCCTGACCTGGAAGGAAGGAACGCAGGAAGAATGAAAGAGATACAGGGAAAGAAAGCAGACATAATGGTTGCAATGGGACAGTTAATGGACGCACTGAAGCTTTATGAGCAAATTCAGGAGGATGAAGATTCAGGCAGATACATTCCTAAGATCATAAAACTGCTTGAGAAGATGGAAATGTCTGCCTCAAATAAGCAGATCGACAAGAAACTTGAGACCCTGGAATTCCTGCTATCAAAATACAATGCCCTTGCAGAAAAATATCCTGACAACATCCAGATACTTGTAAACAAAGCATCTGTCATCGATGGAATTGCATATACTCTTTCAGAGAAGGGAGAAACAGAAGAATCCGGTTACATGTGTAATTATGCACTTGAAGCATATTCAGAACTTGCTGCTCTGGAACCTGAAAATATGTATCCGGTTGAAAGGATTGCAGCACTAAACACAAGACTTGCCGAGCTGGCAGTAGGGGCTGGAATTGCGAACGAGGCAGAAAAGAGATTCCTTACTTCCCTGGAAACCTACAGGAATCTTATGAATGCTGACCCTTCAAATGTTGAATATGAACTTGACCATGCAGGTGTACTTGATGGCATGGGTGCCTTTTTCCTGAATGCAGGAATGTATGGTGAAGCAAAGAAAAGTTATGAGAACGCACTGCGATCATACGCTGCCATCATGGACCAGAATCCTGAAAATAAAACATACCGATCCTATGTGACAATAACCCTTGAGAATCTGGGCTACGTGCTTGAGCTCATGGGAAGAAAAGATGATGCAAACTGGATGTATGAAAGTGCAAAAAGAATAGAAGAAGGTAACTAA